Proteins from a genomic interval of Flammeovirgaceae bacterium SG7u.111:
- a CDS encoding DapH/DapD/GlmU-related protein, with protein MTLAPIVLFVYNRPWHTRQTLEALVQNELADQSELFIYADGPKENTTEENLLKINEVRELIKEKKWCKEVQIIESPINKGLADSIVEGVTEIVNKYGKIIVLEDDLVTSKGFLQYMNDALDIYKDEEKIMHINGYMFPSNDNNLSETFFAQITFSWGWGTWKRSWRQYTNDSIALWEVIRKKGLLHKFNIEGTYSLQSQLEDNIKKKIKTWAVKWHAILIINDLLALTPKTSLVRNIGNDASGENCGIDDNYSRQLISEKIILNNNLSITGSEEGKQIIKNYYINLKNNKKHKPSSNIIKKLVGKKNALKEHLQFFKQIYKRKEYYSEMQKSFDIINNIRSKSTNCFIDYSNRFNYSDLSSILLSEGVHIGSGNVFFIIGENYADHRSALIIGKNTYIGELNNIRASGGKVIIGENCLISQQVSIIVANHKIEKHSPIQKQSWINKGDITIGDDVWIGCNSQILPGVTIGNGAVIAAGSVVTKDVQPYTVVGGVPANKIKTRT; from the coding sequence ATGACCTTAGCACCTATAGTATTATTCGTATATAATCGTCCATGGCATACACGCCAAACCTTAGAAGCATTAGTCCAAAACGAATTAGCTGACCAGTCAGAACTTTTTATCTATGCTGATGGACCAAAAGAAAATACAACAGAAGAAAATCTTCTTAAAATCAATGAAGTTAGAGAACTAATTAAAGAAAAAAAATGGTGCAAAGAGGTTCAAATAATTGAATCACCTATAAATAAAGGGCTTGCAGACTCAATAGTTGAAGGGGTTACAGAAATAGTAAATAAATATGGGAAAATAATAGTACTTGAAGATGATCTAGTAACCTCTAAGGGGTTTCTCCAATATATGAATGATGCTCTTGATATTTATAAGGATGAGGAGAAAATCATGCACATCAATGGTTATATGTTCCCATCAAATGACAATAATTTATCTGAAACATTCTTTGCTCAAATCACATTTTCATGGGGATGGGGGACTTGGAAAAGGTCATGGAGACAATATACCAATGATAGCATAGCTCTATGGGAAGTTATACGTAAAAAGGGTTTACTTCATAAATTTAATATAGAAGGCACCTATTCTCTTCAATCACAATTAGAAGATAATATCAAAAAAAAGATTAAAACATGGGCGGTCAAATGGCATGCTATCTTGATTATTAACGATTTACTAGCGCTAACTCCTAAAACTTCATTAGTTAGAAATATAGGCAATGATGCATCTGGTGAAAATTGCGGTATTGATGACAACTATTCCAGACAATTAATTAGCGAAAAAATAATACTAAATAATAACCTATCCATTACGGGATCAGAAGAGGGAAAACAAATAATCAAGAATTATTATATCAATTTAAAGAACAATAAAAAACACAAACCTTCTAGTAACATTATTAAAAAGTTAGTTGGTAAAAAAAATGCTTTAAAAGAACATTTACAGTTTTTTAAGCAAATCTATAAAAGGAAAGAGTATTATTCTGAAATGCAAAAATCGTTTGATATTATCAACAATATTAGGTCTAAGAGCACAAACTGCTTTATAGATTATTCTAATAGGTTTAATTATTCTGACTTAAGTTCAATTCTCTTATCAGAGGGAGTTCATATAGGTTCAGGAAATGTTTTTTTCATTATTGGAGAAAATTATGCTGACCATAGATCTGCATTAATAATTGGTAAAAACACATATATTGGAGAATTAAATAATATAAGAGCATCAGGAGGGAAAGTCATTATTGGTGAAAACTGTTTGATTTCCCAGCAAGTCAGTATCATAGTTGCAAACCATAAGATAGAAAAACACAGTCCCATTCAAAAACAATCGTGGATTAATAAAGGGGATATAACAATTGGGGATGATGTTTGGATAGGATGTAATTCTCAGATATTGCCTGGTGTAACAATTGGAAATGGAGCAGTAATTGCAGCAGGCAGTGTGGTTACCAAAGATGTCCAGCCATATACTGTAGTTGGAGGAGTACCTGCTAACAAAATCAAAACAAGAACCTAA
- a CDS encoding dihydrodipicolinate synthase family protein, whose translation MNNYYSKLKNKINGPVFSIMTPFKEDESIDFASLEKYLEKIHEAGGNIFYVMGYNSRYSQLSWEEIKTLNQFVSKKVKELDKNHIMIVADPLHCSTKTSIEFANHAEKIGADMISLIVRERFYSEDQIFNHYNLIAQNSSTAILIHEMPFLNGYGGPTVNWPISLLDRLADLEHVVAVKEDAKDDAYSKDVVAKLRDRVSIVISGGGKRQWLRFADIGCQAWLNGIGVFEPKLATLFWQYYQNGNKDGYMKIIEEVEVPFFERGVQKYSWHLTIKAALEARGIMKRKDRMPLQELGENEYKIVQKIIQELPIDDIIK comes from the coding sequence ATGAACAATTACTACAGTAAACTTAAAAACAAAATTAATGGTCCTGTATTTTCTATAATGACCCCTTTTAAAGAAGATGAAAGTATTGATTTTGCATCTTTAGAAAAGTATTTAGAAAAAATTCATGAGGCAGGTGGTAATATATTTTATGTCATGGGCTACAACAGTCGTTATAGCCAACTTTCTTGGGAAGAAATCAAAACCCTTAATCAATTTGTTTCTAAGAAAGTAAAAGAATTAGACAAGAACCATATTATGATTGTAGCTGACCCGCTACATTGCTCTACCAAAACATCTATTGAATTTGCCAACCACGCCGAAAAAATCGGCGCAGATATGATATCACTTATTGTCCGAGAAAGATTCTATTCAGAAGATCAAATATTTAATCATTATAACCTGATAGCCCAAAACTCTTCTACTGCAATACTAATCCATGAAATGCCTTTTCTAAATGGGTATGGAGGCCCTACGGTAAATTGGCCAATTTCATTGTTAGATAGACTTGCAGATTTGGAGCACGTCGTAGCTGTAAAAGAAGATGCCAAAGATGATGCTTATTCCAAAGATGTAGTAGCTAAACTGAGAGATAGAGTTTCTATAGTCATTTCAGGTGGTGGAAAAAGGCAATGGCTTCGTTTTGCTGACATCGGATGCCAGGCTTGGCTTAACGGTATTGGAGTGTTCGAACCTAAGTTGGCTACACTATTTTGGCAATACTATCAAAATGGAAATAAAGATGGGTATATGAAAATCATTGAAGAAGTAGAAGTTCCCTTTTTTGAAAGAGGTGTTCAAAAATATAGTTGGCACCTGACCATTAAAGCTGCCCTAGAAGCTAGGGGGATTATGAAAAGAAAAGATAGAATGCCCTTACAAGAACTTGGAGAAAATGAATACAAAATAGTCCAAAAAATAATACAAGAATTACCTATAGATGATATCATAAAGTAA
- a CDS encoding TylF/MycF/NovP-related O-methyltransferase yields MIELPDFNKSFEYENNFFLSCNTQRISKLIAHHQLFLKTLNLTGHIVECGVFKGASLVRWAHFREMYGGSFTKKIIGFDVFGEFPKTNFDADKKTLDKFVHNAGSQSISLKQLEDTLTKKGLNQEIELVKGDINASVPEYVEAHPELKISLLNLDTDIYEPAVVILEHLYPKIVSGGIILLDDYGVFPGETQAVDEYFENKTDVIIKKLPYSKTPSFIIKK; encoded by the coding sequence ATGATAGAACTACCTGATTTTAATAAGAGTTTTGAGTACGAGAATAATTTTTTCCTTAGTTGTAATACTCAAAGAATAAGTAAGCTAATTGCCCATCATCAGCTATTTCTAAAAACCTTAAACCTCACAGGGCATATTGTGGAGTGTGGTGTTTTCAAAGGTGCATCTTTAGTTCGTTGGGCACATTTTAGAGAAATGTATGGTGGGTCTTTCACAAAAAAAATCATTGGGTTTGATGTATTTGGAGAGTTTCCTAAAACAAACTTTGACGCAGATAAAAAGACACTAGACAAATTTGTGCATAACGCAGGAAGCCAGAGTATATCTCTAAAACAATTAGAAGATACACTTACTAAAAAAGGGTTAAATCAGGAAATTGAGCTAGTAAAAGGGGATATAAATGCAAGTGTCCCTGAGTATGTAGAAGCACACCCCGAACTAAAAATATCATTGCTAAATTTAGATACTGATATTTATGAGCCAGCAGTAGTCATTTTAGAACATTTGTACCCTAAAATAGTATCAGGAGGTATTATCCTTTTAGATGATTACGGTGTATTCCCTGGCGAAACTCAAGCTGTAGATGAATATTTCGAAAACAAAACCGATGTCATTATAAAAAAACTTCCATATTCTAAAACCCCTTCCTTTATTATAAAAAAATGA
- a CDS encoding FkbM family methyltransferase, with protein MGWKSFIPTNIKDGVKLIFNIKAKSDSKSKHSNPYEILNLFPRFTPTETVLFDKKIKIVDSASFLFIFNEIFKKEIYKFRALNESPYIIDAGANIGLASIYFKKLFPNSEIVAFEPDSTIFETLEFNIQSFEFNNITLVKKALWKEETELTFYHEGADGGRIDNSIKTNKTTVKTAILLKYLNKPVDFLKIDIEGAEFEVLSSSFNQLTNVHNIFVEYHSFAGKNQQLPELLQLLKNSGFRLYVSSPGLESPQPLLNIKTYEGMDMQLNIYGFRDENTTH; from the coding sequence ATGGGCTGGAAATCTTTTATACCCACTAATATTAAAGATGGTGTAAAGCTGATTTTTAATATCAAGGCTAAATCTGATAGTAAAAGTAAACATTCTAACCCGTATGAGATATTAAACCTATTTCCGAGGTTTACGCCAACAGAGACTGTTTTATTTGACAAAAAAATAAAAATTGTAGATTCAGCATCTTTTCTTTTTATTTTCAACGAGATTTTCAAAAAAGAAATTTACAAATTTAGAGCTTTGAATGAATCACCCTATATAATAGATGCAGGTGCAAATATTGGTCTAGCATCTATTTACTTCAAAAAACTATTTCCAAATTCTGAAATAGTTGCATTCGAGCCTGATTCAACAATCTTTGAAACTTTAGAATTCAATATCCAGTCATTTGAATTCAATAACATTACTCTCGTAAAAAAAGCCCTTTGGAAAGAGGAGACAGAGCTCACATTTTATCATGAAGGTGCGGATGGTGGAAGAATTGATAACTCTATTAAAACTAACAAAACCACAGTAAAGACAGCTATTTTACTAAAGTACTTAAATAAACCTGTAGATTTTTTAAAAATAGATATTGAAGGAGCAGAGTTTGAAGTTTTAAGTAGCTCTTTTAACCAGCTAACAAACGTTCATAATATCTTTGTGGAGTACCATTCATTTGCTGGTAAAAACCAACAGTTACCTGAGTTATTACAGCTACTTAAGAATTCAGGATTCAGACTTTATGTTAGCTCTCCAGGTCTAGAATCCCCACAACCTTTATTAAATATCAAAACATATGAAGGAATGGATATGCAACTAAACATTTATGGGTTCAGAGATGAAAATACTACACATTAA
- the cysC gene encoding adenylyl-sulfate kinase, with protein sequence MANKDIIPQKVTINQQMRNESFGHKSLAIWFTGLSGSGKSTLANQLEIRLHKAGYHTYMLDGDNVRRGLNKDLAFTADGRKENVRRVGEVARLFTDAGVIVLCAFISPFQADRDEVRALFPEGQFVEVHVSCSLEACEKRDVKGLYEKARKGEIKNFTGIDSPFEAPVSPEIVVHTDKQEEKDSVDMLFTEVVKRIKG encoded by the coding sequence ATGGCAAATAAAGACATTATACCACAAAAAGTCACTATCAATCAGCAAATGCGTAATGAAAGCTTTGGGCATAAGTCTTTGGCTATTTGGTTTACGGGGCTTTCGGGGTCTGGGAAGTCTACGTTGGCTAATCAGTTGGAGATTCGGTTGCACAAGGCGGGTTACCACACTTATATGCTGGATGGCGATAATGTTCGTCGTGGGTTGAATAAGGACCTGGCCTTTACGGCTGATGGCCGCAAGGAAAATGTTCGTAGGGTAGGGGAAGTGGCTCGTTTGTTTACCGATGCTGGTGTGATTGTGCTTTGCGCGTTTATCTCACCCTTTCAGGCAGATAGGGATGAGGTGAGGGCATTATTTCCCGAAGGTCAGTTTGTGGAGGTACACGTGAGTTGCTCGTTGGAGGCTTGTGAAAAAAGGGATGTGAAGGGCTTGTACGAAAAAGCTCGTAAGGGTGAGATCAAGAACTTTACAGGTATCGATTCCCCATTTGAAGCACCTGTTTCACCCGAAATAGTGGTGCATACCGATAAACAGGAGGAGAAAGATTCTGTGGATATGCTTTTTACCGAGGTGGTGAAGAGGATTAAGGGTTAG
- a CDS encoding ABC transporter ATP-binding protein, with protein sequence MPVLKVENLSKQYRLGTVGSKTLRDDMARFWANVRGKEDPTAKIGEVNDRATKGDSDYVWALKDINFEVEQGEILGIIGKNGAGKSTLLKILSKVTGPTTGRIRAKGRIASLLEVGTGFHPELTGRENIYLNGAILGMTRVEITAKLEEIVEFAGVAKYIDTPVKRYSSGMTVRLGFAVAAHLEPEILIVDEVLAVGDAEFQKKAIGKMQDVSKGEGRTVLFVSHNMASVRKLCNRGILLDRGGKTLEDNIDKVISSYLSYGEKALNKTYFSFDKDTSLPIQIRKILLLNNIGHETTLFDYYDNVSLEIHFDINIPSKHYYSVIVLHDNMGNILFTSANDDMKYSELANLRPGSYEYRIKLPSKILRAGDYTVTLSFIDRSTRIKDKKERLISFSIEDTTSYRAINNQYRPTIIAPEIPWHITL encoded by the coding sequence ATGCCAGTACTAAAAGTAGAAAATCTATCCAAACAATACCGACTGGGAACGGTGGGAAGCAAGACCTTGCGGGACGACATGGCTCGTTTCTGGGCAAATGTGCGTGGAAAAGAAGACCCAACGGCAAAGATAGGCGAGGTGAACGACCGTGCCACCAAAGGAGACAGCGACTACGTTTGGGCATTAAAAGACATCAATTTTGAAGTGGAACAAGGGGAAATATTAGGCATTATAGGAAAGAATGGTGCTGGAAAATCTACCTTACTAAAAATACTCTCAAAAGTAACCGGACCCACCACAGGAAGGATACGAGCAAAGGGTAGAATAGCTTCTTTGCTGGAAGTAGGCACAGGCTTCCACCCCGAACTAACAGGCAGGGAAAACATCTACCTTAACGGAGCTATATTAGGCATGACCCGAGTAGAGATCACTGCCAAGCTTGAAGAAATAGTGGAGTTTGCAGGTGTAGCTAAATACATTGACACCCCCGTAAAACGCTACTCTTCTGGTATGACCGTTCGACTAGGCTTTGCTGTAGCGGCACATCTTGAACCTGAAATCTTAATAGTTGATGAAGTTCTTGCAGTAGGTGATGCAGAATTTCAAAAAAAGGCTATTGGAAAGATGCAAGATGTAAGTAAAGGAGAGGGGAGAACTGTATTATTTGTGAGCCATAATATGGCAAGCGTAAGAAAATTGTGTAACAGAGGGATTTTACTTGATCGGGGAGGTAAGACGCTAGAAGATAATATTGACAAGGTCATATCGTCTTATCTGAGCTATGGTGAGAAGGCTTTGAATAAAACATACTTTAGTTTTGATAAAGATACTAGCTTACCTATTCAAATTAGAAAAATTTTATTACTTAATAATATAGGGCACGAAACTACTTTATTTGACTATTATGACAATGTAAGCCTAGAAATCCACTTTGATATAAATATCCCTAGTAAACATTACTACTCTGTCATAGTACTACACGACAATATGGGAAATATATTATTTACTTCAGCAAACGATGATATGAAATATTCCGAACTAGCTAACCTCAGACCTGGAAGTTATGAATATCGTATTAAGCTACCTTCTAAAATTCTTCGAGCAGGTGACTATACTGTAACCCTAAGCTTCATTGATAGATCTACAAGAATCAAAGATAAAAAAGAAAGACTCATTTCTTTTTCTATTGAGGATACTACATCTTACAGAGCCATTAATAATCAGTATAGACCAACTATAATTGCTCCTGAAATACCCTGGCACATAACTTTATAA
- a CDS encoding N-acetylneuraminate synthase family protein, producing MFIDRNIKSFVIYEETSIVEALKILNARKGRILIVVTDKDIVLGLITNGDILRSIMNAQTPDLQKNITSIANQNFKYVYEDYNNYNLHSLLQKYTHIPILNTQKQLVAVARNKQIKEAFFIDKIEIGNTHTFIIAEVGNNHNGSIELAKQLVDYSIQAGADCVKFQMRNLKELYSNAGDASDSRENLGTQYTLDLLNRFQLSEEELIEVFDYCKEKKIIPLCTPWDISSLNTLENYGMPAYKVASADLTNHKLLQAIAKTGKPIICSTGMSSENEIIQTVELLNDLGANFILLHCNSTYPAPFEDINLSYIKKLQKLTNSFVGYSGHERGIYVSIAAVALGAKVLERHITIDKTMEGNDHKVSLLPTEFEELVKGVRIVEKSLGASTSESRIISQGEMINRVTLAKSLIINQDLKEGGIIEDNMIEVRSPGRGLQPNYRSKLLGKKAKHSFKKGDFFFPSDILEEVVTRRKYNFKRPWGIPVRYADYQELIKETNLDFVEFHLSYKDLEVDFSKFITKPQNINFAVHSPELFAGDHILDLCALDKNYRERSIKELQKVIYTTKKLNKLFSHTKRPLIVTNVGGWTQQGFLSEKEKKEKYKILEESLSLLDCSGVEIVPQTMPPFPWHFGGQSYHNLFVEAEEICDFCEKNKMRICLDISHSKLAATHLNTSFHNFLKQVAPIAAHLHIADADKASGEGLQIGTGSIDFITIAEVLNSLAPEAWFIPEIWQGHENKGEGFWIALEKLEKYLTYRQTF from the coding sequence ATGTTTATCGATAGAAATATTAAAAGCTTTGTTATATATGAAGAAACTTCCATTGTTGAGGCTTTAAAAATTTTAAATGCTAGAAAAGGAAGAATCTTAATCGTTGTTACAGATAAAGACATAGTGTTAGGGCTTATTACAAATGGTGATATTTTGAGAAGTATTATGAATGCTCAAACACCAGATTTGCAGAAAAATATAACAAGCATAGCAAATCAAAACTTTAAGTATGTGTATGAAGATTATAATAATTACAACCTTCATAGCTTGTTACAAAAATATACGCATATACCAATACTTAATACTCAAAAGCAACTAGTTGCTGTAGCCAGAAATAAACAAATAAAAGAAGCGTTTTTTATTGATAAAATAGAAATAGGAAACACACATACTTTTATCATAGCCGAAGTAGGAAATAACCATAATGGAAGTATAGAACTTGCCAAACAATTGGTCGATTATAGCATTCAAGCAGGTGCAGATTGTGTGAAGTTTCAGATGCGTAACTTAAAAGAGTTATACAGTAATGCAGGAGATGCTTCGGATTCCAGAGAAAACCTAGGAACCCAATATACTTTAGACTTGCTGAATCGCTTCCAACTATCAGAAGAGGAACTCATTGAGGTTTTTGATTATTGCAAAGAAAAAAAAATCATCCCCCTCTGCACTCCTTGGGATATAAGCAGTCTAAACACATTAGAAAATTACGGTATGCCTGCTTATAAAGTAGCCTCTGCCGACTTAACTAATCATAAACTTTTACAAGCTATTGCCAAAACAGGCAAACCGATTATATGCTCGACCGGCATGAGTTCCGAAAATGAAATTATACAAACTGTTGAGCTTTTGAATGATTTAGGAGCAAATTTCATATTACTTCATTGTAACTCTACCTACCCTGCTCCTTTCGAGGACATTAATCTAAGCTATATCAAAAAGCTACAAAAACTCACAAACTCTTTTGTAGGATACTCAGGTCACGAACGTGGTATTTATGTATCTATAGCAGCTGTAGCCTTAGGAGCAAAAGTGCTAGAACGCCACATTACTATAGATAAAACAATGGAAGGAAATGACCACAAGGTAAGCTTGTTACCTACCGAATTTGAAGAGCTAGTAAAAGGAGTTAGGATAGTTGAAAAAAGTTTAGGGGCATCGACATCAGAAAGCAGAATCATTTCGCAAGGAGAAATGATTAATAGAGTGACTCTTGCCAAAAGTTTAATTATTAATCAAGACCTCAAAGAGGGGGGAATCATAGAAGATAATATGATAGAGGTAAGAAGTCCAGGCAGAGGACTACAACCCAACTATAGGTCTAAGTTACTGGGTAAAAAGGCTAAGCATTCTTTCAAAAAAGGAGACTTTTTTTTCCCAAGTGATATACTAGAAGAAGTTGTGACACGTCGAAAATACAACTTCAAAAGACCTTGGGGAATACCCGTACGCTATGCAGATTATCAAGAACTTATAAAAGAAACTAATCTTGATTTTGTAGAATTCCATTTGAGCTATAAAGACTTAGAAGTAGATTTTTCAAAGTTTATAACCAAACCACAAAATATAAACTTTGCAGTACATAGCCCTGAGCTTTTTGCAGGTGATCACATTCTCGATTTGTGTGCTTTAGACAAAAATTACAGAGAGCGTTCTATAAAGGAACTACAAAAAGTAATATACACCACAAAAAAATTAAATAAACTTTTCTCTCATACCAAACGGCCACTTATAGTAACTAATGTAGGAGGTTGGACACAGCAAGGCTTTCTAAGTGAAAAAGAAAAAAAAGAAAAGTATAAAATATTAGAAGAAAGCCTTTCTCTATTAGATTGTTCTGGCGTTGAAATCGTACCGCAAACTATGCCGCCTTTTCCTTGGCATTTTGGAGGTCAAAGCTATCATAATCTATTTGTAGAAGCAGAAGAGATTTGTGATTTTTGTGAGAAAAACAAAATGAGGATATGCCTAGATATTTCACACTCCAAACTTGCTGCTACTCACCTGAATACTTCCTTTCACAATTTTTTAAAACAAGTAGCACCAATAGCAGCTCACTTGCATATCGCAGACGCAGATAAAGCAAGTGGAGAAGGCCTACAAATTGGAACTGGAAGTATTGATTTTATAACCATTGCAGAAGTCCTGAATAGCCTAGCTCCAGAGGCTTGGTTTATACCAGAAATCTGGCAAGGGCACGAAAACAAAGGAGAAGGTTTTTGGATAGCATTAGAAAAACTAGAAAAATATTTGACATATCGCCAAACATTTTAG
- a CDS encoding acylneuraminate cytidylyltransferase family protein — protein MRNIAIIPARGGSKRLPNKNILPLAEKPLIHYTLEAVVNSALFETVILSSDDDKILDIGREIEGVTLEKREVTLAGDNIKVIDLVKSIAARKGYINQFETIGLFLPTCPFRTAKHIQEAYQLLSEDDLSVVSVTEMSDPVQLTLTIDESKLANPEALLNPSPLITGETRSQDFQTFYRVNGGLYIAWLKKFIEKDNFFQGKIKAYNMDKLHSVDIDYKLDLEWAEYLLKNNHVKI, from the coding sequence ATGAGAAATATTGCAATTATACCTGCACGTGGTGGCTCAAAAAGATTACCAAACAAGAATATATTACCTCTTGCAGAGAAACCCCTAATTCATTACACCTTGGAAGCAGTGGTCAATAGTGCCTTGTTTGAGACTGTTATCTTGTCATCAGACGATGATAAGATTCTAGATATAGGAAGAGAGATTGAAGGAGTTACGCTAGAAAAAAGGGAAGTTACTTTGGCAGGAGATAATATCAAAGTAATAGATTTAGTCAAGTCTATCGCAGCTAGAAAAGGTTATATAAATCAGTTTGAGACAATCGGCTTATTTCTACCTACTTGCCCATTTAGAACTGCGAAACATATTCAAGAGGCTTATCAACTGCTTAGTGAAGATGATTTATCTGTAGTAAGCGTCACAGAAATGAGCGACCCTGTTCAGCTTACACTTACTATAGATGAAAGCAAGTTAGCTAACCCAGAAGCTCTGCTAAACCCGTCGCCTTTGATTACAGGCGAAACGCGTTCTCAAGACTTCCAAACATTTTATAGAGTCAATGGAGGACTTTACATTGCTTGGTTGAAAAAATTCATCGAAAAAGATAATTTTTTTCAGGGAAAAATAAAAGCATACAATATGGATAAGCTTCATTCGGTAGATATAGACTATAAGTTGGATTTAGAATGGGCTGAATATCTTTTGAAAAATAATCATGTAAAAATATGA
- a CDS encoding ABC transporter permease, whose amino-acid sequence MTSNPSLEKTANTEQEKWDIDIQPKHGLFDLHLDEVWKYRDLVRLFVRRDFVAAYKQTVFGHLWHFLNPLFTTFMFFLVFHRIAKISTDGLPPILFYMCGNICWGYFAKCFNSTSNTFVANAGIFGKVYFPRLVAPLSNVISSLISFSIQMLMFLCFMAYYLWQGANVHPGWWILAVPILLLIMATLGLGFGVIVSSLTTKYRDLTIFVGFGVTLLMYATPVIYPISSLSPKLQSLMLLNPLAPIIEGFRFAFLGQGIFNLSMLGYSAGVSLVVFIVGIILFNKTEKNFMDTV is encoded by the coding sequence ATGACTAGCAACCCTAGTTTGGAAAAGACGGCAAATACTGAACAGGAAAAGTGGGATATTGATATCCAACCTAAACATGGACTTTTTGACCTCCACCTTGACGAAGTTTGGAAGTATAGGGACTTGGTTCGTCTTTTCGTCCGACGAGATTTTGTAGCAGCTTACAAACAAACTGTATTTGGGCACTTATGGCACTTTTTAAATCCTTTGTTCACAACCTTCATGTTCTTTTTAGTCTTTCACAGGATAGCTAAGATCTCTACAGACGGGTTACCACCTATCTTGTTTTACATGTGTGGGAATATTTGCTGGGGCTATTTTGCAAAATGCTTTAACTCTACTTCCAACACCTTTGTAGCCAATGCAGGAATATTTGGGAAAGTATACTTTCCCCGCTTAGTAGCACCACTGTCCAATGTTATATCTTCTCTAATCTCTTTTAGCATCCAAATGCTCATGTTTTTATGCTTTATGGCATATTACCTATGGCAAGGAGCCAATGTACACCCTGGTTGGTGGATATTGGCAGTTCCAATATTGCTGTTAATCATGGCCACTCTTGGTTTAGGATTTGGCGTTATTGTTTCCTCACTCACTACCAAATACCGTGACCTTACAATTTTTGTAGGGTTTGGAGTAACCCTATTAATGTATGCTACTCCCGTTATCTACCCTATATCAAGCCTTTCTCCAAAACTCCAAAGCTTAATGTTGCTCAATCCTTTGGCTCCGATCATAGAAGGCTTTCGCTTCGCATTCCTTGGCCAAGGAATCTTTAACCTAAGCATGCTTGGTTACAGTGCGGGAGTTTCTCTTGTCGTCTTTATCGTTGGCATTATCCTATTTAACAAAACCGAAAAGAACTTTATGGATACGGTTTAG